Part of the Rhinolophus sinicus isolate RSC01 linkage group LG14, ASM3656204v1, whole genome shotgun sequence genome is shown below.
tagaaAACTGCTAAGCTAGTCTCTAATGGAGAATTCGGTCAGTTTTTAACTGTTGTCTTCAAGTGGTTTTTTTGTGTTAATGATTTGGTGTTTGATGTTCTGCCATAATATGAAAGGTGACAGACAAAGTAGGAGAGGTGAAAGGGAGAGTGTTGGGATTAAAAATGGGACAAAGGTCGTAAGAGGGTGAAACGAAGATCAGGAAATAACTATCAACCCCTGAGAGAAGTGACTGGAAAATGTCGTTAATtgccttttaaaagttttcaactTACTTTCACTTAACCCCAGTATTCTATTTAATGTGTGTCATGTGGTATGTTAAACTAAGCATAGTGTTATACTGTTCTTTCTCATTACCTATATAATCACTATgctatttaatgtttcttttccattgatgGTAAACGTTAGAGGATTAATTTCCCTTAAAATGTAACATGTAAATAATAATACAGGAGCCCCCTATTATTGTGTACAACATGTGAACATTGGGTAATTTTCTACGTCTTTAATATAATGCTTGGCACTTGCAGAATGTTTGTTAATCATCTGCCACAATCCTATACTTTCAACTAAATTTcccatgtttttgtttgtctcatcTCAGGATATAGATTGAAGTGAGGAAAACTGTCTTACCTTGAGTTGGACAGACTTGTTTTGTGTAAGAAAGCACTGCTCAATCATGTTGATATGATTGAGGAACGAGATTAAATCTCCTGGAGGCTTCTTAGAAGAGTCAAGGCCTCATGGTTCATCTGGATCGGGCCGGTAGTTTTATTTGGTGGTAGGGAATGGAGAGAATCCCCCAAAAGCACTGAGAGTAAATTTGCTTTCTTATCAATGACTGCCCTGTGGAACTTGGATGCCCACAGCAAACAATCACGTCATCTGGACTCGTGCAGTTGGCTGGTGCAGAGGTGGGGACGGCCCCTAAGGTGGTGTCTGCCTCTGTGCTCCTTATTGGCAGCATTGAGGTGAGGCTCCAGTTTGTGGTTTTGGTTCCTTTTGAGCTGGTTAGTGGAAAGGGCAAGGACCTTAGTGGCTTGAGTGAAATTTTATCTTCACGTTAATTTAATAATCAAGTATTGGTTGACTTAGAactttaaaagggggaaaattcCTGTGGTCATTAGAGCGCCTCCctgagatggagggaggaggaagtggtGATGATAAGTATGAGTTTTCATAGcttttgaggacctgctgtgtcCCACGTACATattaaatgctttacatacattatttgttTCATCCTCCCTCAACTTTATAAGGTcctacttttatttctgttttcagacGAGGAAAATGAGGTACAGAAAATTACTTTTCCGCAGTTACatagccaggatttgaatctagaCATCTGACTACACACTGTGCTCTGAATGGACTgtgctgtacacacacacatgagtcTTGACTCACCTCGTTTCTCTGGCCCTCACCCTGGATAAGTGTCTTTTTGAGTAGCTGGCCGTGGATGTCTCTAATCCTGTGTTGTTCTGCAGGTGAGCATGTTGGGGAAAGGATTTGGTGATGTCGGCGAAGCCAAGGGCGGCAGCACCACAGGCTCCCAGTTCCTGGAGCAGTTCAAGACGGCCCAGGCCCTGGCTCAGCTGGCAGCGCAGCACTCTCAGCCTGGAGCCCCCACCTCATCCTCCTGGGACATGGGCTCCACCACGCAGTCCCCGTCGCTGGTGCAGTACGGTGAGGAAGGTGGGCAGTGGGATGGACTCCCAGGTGTGGGAGCGGTACTGCTGCAGGAGTAGGGGGTAGAGACAGTCCTCACGTGAGGAGAAGGGAACAGTTTCCCACACTGATCTCCCCTCGTCACAAAGGCTGAGTTCAGAAAGCTGGGAAATGATAAAAGGTTGAGGCTataaattttttaatcaaatctaGCTCGATACGTAGTTGCCATCTTCCATTGACCTGGGGATTTTTGCGATGCCCTAGATTTATCTTTAGGGTTTGAAAACAGCATAGTGCCTTTGAAAAGGTTCACGGACTTGGCCCTTTCAGGACTTCATACTCCAAACACAGATGGTTCCTGAATTCTTGTCTTACACAAGCGAAGCAATAGTGTTGGTGCAATTAGGCTGTATGTAAGAACAAATATGATCTGGTGATTTTCGCCATAGAAATGAGATTAAGCCTTAAAAGGACCTGTTCACACAAGGTTCTGGTTCCCGAGGGCCTAGTTCATAGCTCTAGAGCAGGATAAGAGCATCTTCTTGCGGCTCCCCAGCACCTCTGGCCTTATACTTACTGGGTTTTGTCTTGCAGATTTGAAGAACCCAAATGATTCAACAGTGCACAGCCCCTTTACAAAGCGCCAGGCTTTCACCCCATCTTCAGCCATGATGGACGTGTTCCTTCAGGAGAAGCCGCCTGCTGTGGCCACCTCCACAGCTGCACCTCCGCCCCCCTCTTCTCCCCTGCCAAGTAAATCCACCTCGGCTCCACAGATGTCTCCTGGATCTTCAGACAACCAGTCCTCCAGCCCTCAGCCGGCTCAGCAAAAACTGAAACAGCAGAAGAAGAAAGCCTCCTTGACTTCTAAGGTACTTGAACGTTTTGATAGATACTATCTTAGGGCAAAGGGCTGAAGGGTTTGGGAATTGAAGTTGTAAGGGTATAGTTTAGAATTTGAAGCAAAAGTTGTATTCATCTCACACTAAGGTTGCAGTAATCCATGGCTTTCCTCTTCCTGACAGATTCCTGCTCTGGCTGTGGAGATGCCTGGCTCAGCAGATATCTCAGGGCTAAACCTGCAGTTTGGGGCTTTGCAGTTTGGGTCAGAGCCTGTCCTTTCTGACTATGAGTCCACCCCCACCACGAGCGCCTCTTCAAGCCAGGCTCCAAGTAGCCTCTATACCAGCACGGCCAGGTATAGAGGAAACGTCAGTCATAATTAGGGCTTCTTTTACTCGGCTTGACCACTTTTCTCAGTTTCTTAATGGTTTCTAGAACTCGGGGGAGGTCAAGTCTCTGACTGAGTGAGAGAAAAGTAGACAactatagcattttttttttttagcactgtaaaatattttactaggATTATCTGTAACTGAACAGAAATGCATCCCCTGGGTCCTTCTAGAAGAGCCATGAACAGTTCGTGCAGTGTGTACAGCGCCTCTTAATGGAAAGCACATTGGCATCTTCCACAGATGGAAATACTTTTGGCCCTTTGGTGTGGGGCTCATGCCTTTGAAGGGTATGACGGGCGTCTCCTAGGAAGGAGGTAGCATTGATACACGAGTATTACACAGATTGAAAGGAACCTTTCCTACTGCTCTGGGAGGGCCATCTCAGCGTTAGAAAATCCTAGAGGCATTTCAGGGCACTGGGCTATACTTCTCGAtccttagaatttaaaaatatagctgtcCGGCCCTTGCCTAGATCTACTGAATTATAATTGTCATTAATGaatatgagaattttaaaagtttctctcAGGAGAGTTCTGCCAGTAGCCTTACATTTAATGGGTGTTTGAGAGCCAGGAGCTCAGAATTCCTGAGAAGGAATAAGAGCAAGAGATGATTTTCCTGTTCTTTGGGTTCGTGTTATGGTGAAGGGACCGAGCAGTGTAGCCTTCCTACTGACGTTTAGCCTCTTTTCTTGTAACAGCAGACTGGAGAGGGACAGGGATTGCTCTCCCTTTAAGAGTTGAAAATGTGTTTGAAGTCCTCTCTTACTCAGATCCCTGGCTCTAGGATGTGGAAATGTCTCCTGTTAGGAAGAGATGGTGGCAGTTTCTTTTACTTGTTGctggaaattttctttttgattgtaGTCTAGTAGTAGATTTCCACTGTTCCCTTAGTGTCAGTGGAtctgctttatttcatttctctgagattttCCTTCTCCATTCCCACAGCGAATCTTCATCCACAGTTTCATCCAACCAGAGTCAGGAGTCCGGTTATCAGAGTGGCCCAATTCAGTCGACAACCTATACCTCCCCAAACAACGCTCAGGGCCCTCTATATGAACAGAGATCCACACAGACTCGGCGGTACCCCAGCTCCATCtcttcatcaccccaaaaggaccTGACTCAGGCAAAGGTAGTGGCTTCACAAGCCCCTGGGTGGTGGTTAGGACAAGGGTGGCAAAGTCCCTTTCATGTGAGCATTTTACTTCTTGACAAATGGTACCGAGACACCTCGAAGTGTGCTGACTGAGAAGCTGAAAACACATCTCCATGGttggtgaaataaataaaagttctttcCAGCAAGCCTGGAGACTCCGAGCTGGGAAACTGTTCTCTCTGCTCTGCAGATCCAGTCTTGCTCGTAGCACCAGTCTCAGtacctgttttctcttcttggaaGATGTGACTGCTAGCGGTCTGGGTGCATATCAGTAGAGCCCACCTCGCTGTCTTGGCTTGGTGAGGGGCCAGCAATAAGCACGAGGTGGTGTGGGGTGACTCAGACGCAGCCAGCACAGTAGGTGGCTTGGCTGAATGGTCTCACTCCCACACCCTCCCCCTGGGATCACTAGATGGACCTTTCCTGTATCTATTTTGGGTTCGGGGTCTCTTCAGCATTTGGGGGTTGCCATCTGTTGCCTTCGGTCACACAGAGTTGGTTTATCTTattcttgaattttgtttttatgttgtttgtaTAGTCTGCATCGTGTTAAGCCTTTGGTTGACTTGTAGAGTTTAAAAGGTTTGTTGATAGAAATCAAGCTGAGTCTGTCAGTGCTAACTTGACCTATTTATTTGAGTTTGTCTGTTTCTTATTCCTGTTTTTTATACCAGAATGGCTTCAGTTCTGTGCAGGCCACACAGTTACAGACCACGCAATCTGTTGAAGGTGAGTGTACTCAAGGCTTTTTCCTCAGTTGTcttgtttttcctcctctttcaagATTTATGCATTTCCTGGATTATAGTAAAAAGAGCTCGGGCTCAGTGATCAGAACTTCTGGTTCCGGTCTCAGCTTGGTTCTGCCCTGCTGTTTAATCTCAAACCAGCCTAAGTTTCAGGTTCTCTCTCTTAAAATGATCCCCTTGGTTCACTGCACTGAACAAATGAGATCAGTGCTGTGAGATGcatggagtttaaaaaaaaaaaaaagaaaagattctgcCTAAACACGAATGATCCATTATTAAGTAGCTCACAGTCTTGTCTTTGGGGCAGTGTAGGACTGTAGTCATCTCTTTGTTTCTCATAGATGCTCCTTTTCCTCTGTTGAGGTGGATTCCTTTCCTTATTTCCAGGTGCTACAAGCTCTGCAGTGAAATCTGACTCACCTTCCACATCTAGCATCCCTCCTCTCAGTGAAACGGTATCTGCAGCTTCCTTACTGACGACAACCAGTCAGCACTCATCCTCCTTGGGTGGCTTGAGCCACAGTGAGGAGATTCCAAATACTACCACCACACAACACAGCAGGTGATTTGGGGTGAGGGTTGCAGGTTGGGGTTGGTGAGTAGCAGTTGGTGTGAGCTCTCGGGTTCCATCTCATCCCCTCCACCTGGTAGAGACCACATTAGTTAAGTGGAGGATGACCTAAAAGCTATGGGAAATGAAGACAGAAGGGgcttattttcccttttcagcATCCATTCTTGCTTTAACTGCTTACTATCCCGGCTGGCCCTTGTGCTTACCAGATGATCTCAGATCTCCTTGGTCTCATATTCTGCCTAATTTCCTTGCCTGTGTTCTTGACTGAAGAAGCTTCAGGCGGCCCAACGCTGTGGCTGATGGCAACCTCTTTTTCCTTGCAGCACGTTATCTACTCAGCAGAACACCCTTTCGTCGTCAACATCTTCTGGGCGCAGTTCAACATCCACTCTTTTGGTAAGCACCGTGCTGTAAAAGAGGAAACGTGCTTTCTATACTTATAACTATCCAGCCGTAAGATTCATCCAAGAAGCGATTCTTGAAAAATCTCTTCATGAAGTGGCAAAATGATCATTGATGTGAGCTTGCAGGAGAGGAGTAAAAAGGGTGCTTGAAGCCAAGAGGcagaaaaatcccagaaatatTGCACAGCTGTGGGCCAATTTTCAAAGCCCTGGAAGTAACTTTCCTGAATCTTTacgtgatttttttaaaacatgagtcTGGGGCTTTGTATGCTATGCTAAGCTTTATAAGAACATTCTAACTGATACAACCGTTCTCATCCCTTGGTCTGGGATGTGCTAAACGTGAGTCCTGAAAATAATCTGTGTGAGTCTGCGCATCCTGTGAAAGTAGAGGCCAGATGAGAACTTGGGTCAAAGAATTAGTTTCACTGTTGTGATTTACAATAACTACTTGTGGAATTACTCTGAGATGGTAAGAAAGACAACTAGCTTAAAAAGGACCCATTCTGGGCAACGCTGTCTGGTTTGCCAAAAGCCCAGGGGGAGATAATGAGGGGCTCAGGCTTTCTTAGGAGTCTCTTTGTCCAAATACACTGTTTCAGGTTTGAATTCATTAGAACTGTGCTTTTTTTCTAGCCCATGAACTGCTCTCTTGTGCTGAACTAGTGAAGACGAGTGTAGGAGGGGCGGCTAGGATATGTTTTTCACATGCAATCTATGTGTCCTCGCTGGCCAGCCAGCATTCATTTCTGGGGAATTTGTCCCCAGTTTGCTGCTTTTCTGAACGGAGATGACATGCAGTGGGTCCTTCGTGACCATCCTTGCCAGATGAATCTTGGGGAGATGTGTACCCAGAGAGGATTTAGTGGTTTCTTTTAACTAACGGCAACGGGCAGCCTGGTTACTGCCTCTGCCTCATGCTGGTAGCAGCAGCAGAAGGGGTTGCCTGTCCTTTCTGACCTGTTAGGTAATggctgttttccttcttttctcctgcaCCGCTCCCCCTTTTTGAAGCACACAAGCGTGGAGAGCGAGGCGAACCTCCATTCTTCCTCCAGCACTTTCTCCACCACGGCCAGCACAGTGTCTGCACCTCCCCCGGTGGTCAGCGTCCCCTCCAGTCTCAGCAGTGGCAGTAGCCTGGGCCTCAGCCTGAGCAGCAACTCCACCGTCACGGCCTCGACGCGAAGCTCAGTCGCTACAACTTCAGGTAGCCCTCCCTCCCTGCGAACGGGATGGATGGCATCCCCTGGGGCGAAGAAGGGGCGACGGAACTGGGGGACAGGATGAAAGTGTGCTTTCTCTTGTAGGAAAAGCCCCTCCTAATCTCCCGCCTGGGGTCCCGCCGTTGTTGCCTAATCCGTATATCATGGCTCCGGGGCTGTTACATGCCTACCCGGTAAGTGAGACTGAAGGGCCTTCTCCaccaggggaagagagaagatagCATGGCTGCTCGTTACAGCTCTGGCTTCAGGTGGAAGGCTCATtaaaacacagaataaatgaGTGGTTTGTTACATGAATGCAAACAGGTTTTTAATCTTCGTAGTTGTGGGGAAAATGACAGTTTTTAGAAAGGAAGGACTAAACCGAGGCCAGCCTCcctgttgtttattttctgtctgaaacACTTATTCAGGGCCTCAGAAGCCAAAGGCCAGAGTGTCCAGCTGGAATCCCTTTCAGTTTCATAGACAACTGTTTTTTCTAGTTGCATTGATTCCCTGTGTCTCAGGGTCTTGGCTGGCTCTGACCTGGTCAGTCTATGGCCATCTGCGAACAGGTGGCTGACAGTGACAGCTTTGGTCTGGATATGTTTTCTGTCAGCTTCGTGTATTCAGTGCCTGTTAACATGAAGGGAATTACTaagtttttgttcttgttctcaGAGAGTCTAGATGAATATCGTACAGATGAAACATCCAGTAGTACTTTACACATTTGAGTAAGAACACTCCCTTAGTACCCAGACAGACATTAGAGAAAACGAGTAAAATGGGAATCCGTTCTGCGGGAGATACATTTTATGCCGGAGATTGACGGCTGTAAGAGAGAGACTGGCGGGCTAGGAAACAGCAGGCTTTCGTGTGTGACTTGTGTctgcccgccgccgccgcccagAGGCCCGCTGGGTGGGATCAGTGTGTAGCTCAGGGAAATCGCCAAGACCTCCCATGATCTCCTGCTCTTTCTAAGAATGAGGGTGAATGTTCTGGTGATTTACCTTGTCTCTTAGCAACTTGGTTTGCTGCTGTCACGACCAGTCCCCATGAGTGTTGTGTGCTTGTCTCTTTCAGCCACAAGTATATGGCTATGATGACTTGCAGATGCTTCAGACGAGATTTCCATTGGTAAGTTTAAGACATGTCAGAATATAGGGGGTTGGGGAGTGGTTCTAACagaaagtaacttttaaaagtcaGACTTGGGCATCTTTGAAGTAAACACATTCTAACATAATCTATAACTCAGAGTACTCTGGAGCGCTCAGGATGCTTTCTGGATGTTTCAAAACTTCAAATTCCAGAAAGATGATTTTCTCAGTAGTAGCCGACTCTGAGATGATGTCTAGAGGTTTGAGACTCTTGCTGGCCCTGATTTCCGTGCTGTTTTCCCGTGGGCATACCCGTAGACCCTGCCTGACTGTTCGTGCGTGGCCAGGCAGGGGGGACAGTGTATGCAAGAGTCATTTGGAGTTTGTGCCAGCTCTAGCCAGCTTATTCAGTGGCTGGATGAGTGGCATTACTCGAACATTCTCCTGCTTCTCACCCTGTGGAGGTGTCATGCTGGGGAGTGAGTGACATTGAGTCtctgctcttttccttctttcttccaggATTACTACAGCATCCCATTTCCCACACCCACCACGCCACTGACTGGGAGGGATGGTAGCCTGGCCAGCAACCCTTACTCTGGTAGGACTGGGGCGGGGCTCAATAGAGGGGGACTGTGTTGACATTGGTGGCAGAGACCTGATGAGGTGCAGGAGGGGCCAGTTCAGTTAAGGTCTTGGGCAGCAGTATCGACTGGCTGTGAGGTCGGGACTGGTGGATTCAGAATCCTGCTAGAGAAGGGTCTGGGGCACTTGCTCCTGCTCATCTCACTTTCCCTGGGATTCCAGATGACATCTTCTCTGTCGGAAGGGGGCTGACTTGGTTTTGCTCAGCCCTTCCTCAGCTTTTCCCAGGAAGTACAGTGGTTGAACTGACCTCGCTTCCTCTGCTCCTCTCTGTTCCTGTACCCCACTCTCAGTGGCAGTCTCGCTGCCTTACTAGGCCACGGGCCTCCTTTTGTTGCCTGACCTATTGTCATTATTTGTCCTGACTGGTCATTGTTTTTGTTCCCCGTGGAGGAAGAGTGGGGAGATGAAGGAAGACGCGTAGGCAGGGAAGTCACGCAGGAGTTTGGTTCTGGGCGCCTCAGCCATGGCGCTTGCCTAGTGCTGGACGCTGCGCTGCAGTGCTCAGTGGAGCTGCCAAGAATCGAACTTGAACGGTCCTTTACCAGGATTTCCTGGAATCATGTGAAAGCAGAAGTAGTCATTGTTCATTGGTGTGTGGAAGAGGCAGGTACATTTTGCTTCTCCTGTCACAGGTGACCTCACAAAGTTCGGCCGTGGGGATGCCTCCTCCCCGGCCCCGGCCACAACCTTGGCCCAACCCCAGCAGAACCAGACGCAGACTCACCACACCACGCAGCAGACATTCCTGAACCCGGCGCTGCCTCCTGGCTACAGTTACACCAGCCTGCCCTACTACACGGGGGTGCCGGGCCTCCCCAGCACCTTCCAGTACGGGCCCGCGGTGTTTCCTGTGAGTACCTGGCCGTGGTCTTTCTGTGGTGAGAGCCCTGGCCCGGAACTGGCCCCGCTGCTTTCCAGGACTTTGTCATGGCTGAGGCAGAacagggctggaggtggggctggaggtggaggtCTTGGGATGGGGATTAGAATCAGCTGACAGGAATAGGCCAGCGTGCAGCTGGCTCCCTCAGACGTCCTTCGTCCCCTGCCACCACtgcccctttcccttcctccagtcTTCTGCTGCCTGCCCTCACTGTTGATTTCAGAAAGCTCAGTAGGGAGCCCATTTCACCAAGCAAACTGGTCAGCCTGCATCAGGATGGGGAGCCCTCTGAATGCGCAGCCCCTGGAGGAGAAGGGGTGGGTGGATGGTGTGTGCTGCCATTTCACTGCGCTCTGACCTTTCTGCTCTCTAGGTGGCTCCTACCTCTTCCAAGCAGCATGGTGTGAATGTCAGTGTGAACGCATCAGCCACCCCTTTCCAACAGCCAAGTGGATATGGGTCTCATGGATACAACACTGGTAAGCTGACCTTGACCCCGGCTGTCAGAGGTGTCTGTGGGATGTTTTCAAGGAGTTTCAGGGAGGAAGACGTGGTGCTTGAGAAAACAGCGTTGGTGAGGGTGTGCCGCTGCTCTGCGTGCGATAGTTAGacgactggggggggggggggggggctgtctgAGCAGCACCGACAGCGGAGCTTGGTACTAGACCACGTGTCCACACTCACGACAGGGATGCCCTGGGTTGGCTATGCGCATGTGCAGGCTCGCCAGTCTTGGGGTGTAAAGCAGGGCAAGGGGCCCCAAGATTTTCCTGGGGTCAGTGGGGGTAAGTGTTACCGTGTATGGTACTGACAGTGCAGAAGGGAACATACTGAACGGGGGTCGGGTGGGTTCTTAGCTGGCATGCTGTGTTCGGCTGAAGCCCCTTTGCATTCCCTAGCTAGGAGACCTAAGGTATGGAGAGGAGGACTAGGGTGGGGGTATAGGCGAACCCTGGAGGGGCAGGTTCGCTGCCAGACCGCCCTAATGAAGTGGTCGTAAGCTTTGCTgctggagggtcttgccttcactttctttaaaaaacgcaACACCTGTGGggtgcaataaaacgaggtcgGCCTGTATTCAGTAGAGTGAGAGTTGGGCTGGGAGCATTGGACCTTCAGGTTCCTTCATTTGTGTGGCTGGTCTCTTTGCAAAATCCATTTGCACATCTGATGGCAAGGAGGGCAATGTAGGAATCATCTGAATGGGTCCTGACCCCAACGATGCTCACCCGCCCCTTGCTCCCATTCCTGACCCCTGCTCTCCACTATtggagggcagaggaaggaggagtttGAAGAAACAATTCCATCTACTTTTCTCGGTGACCAGGAGATGAACATGGATGAGGAGGAGGTGGTTCAGTTGCTTGGGGTGGAGGGTTGTCCTTCAAAATTCTTGGCTCACTGATGGCTTCATGGTGATTTCAAAAGAGCTGCATCTGTGTTCTTCACCCTTGGGTGGGCTGTGTGGGTAAATTGCCCAAGGTTTTCAATAATAGGGAAACTCTGAGCTGAGAACAGAGGGCAGTAGGTCTGGGAACTAATAGCCAGGTGGAGCTTGGAACTGTCAGGACTCAGGGCGAGATTTAAACCAGAGAAATCCTGAGCCGCCCCACTCTGATTGTGGCCACCCCTCTCCCTGAGGAAAAGCACCCTCATCCTTGGTGGGAAGGACTAGAAGCATTTTGACTTGGAGTGGCCCCATCCTGAGAGTATTAGATTTAAGTCTTAGCTGGACCAGGTTCAAGAATTTTCAGAGGCAGGTGACTGATAACGTAAGAGAACAGCATACCTGATTGTGGAAATCTTAGCTCCTTACCTCCCTTAAGATTTCAGAAACTTTCTGTAACAGCCCTTTTGAGAACCCCCAGTTCCCAGCCCCACAGAGGGTTCTTGTCATCCCATTCCTCATCAACctctaaattcatttatttttatgtatttgattccttttaggaagaaaatatcCACCCCCTTACAAGCATTTCTGGACGGCAGAGAGCTAATTTGGCCCAAGGCCGGGggctgtgttttgtgtgtgtgtataaatttgcACTGAAGTCTTATTTCAGAAACCAGACCACTGAGGAGAGCCTGCTGAGCTGGGGCCATGGCCTGCGTGGCTTGGGGAAATGAGTTGTGGATTCCTTCTGGGCTTTTGAACTTGCCCTCCCCCCGTTTCCCTCTCCCCCATGTGTCTGGCCCTGTCTTACCCATTTCGAGTTCAAGCGGTGCAGCACCTCCGAAGCATCAATGCACACACCTGCTGTTGCTTTTGATTCTGGAAGGCATGTAGTTCCAACTTGTAACACAAATATTTGTAGTCTTCAATAAACTGTGGTATTTCTTTAGCTAAC
Proteins encoded:
- the UBAP2L gene encoding ubiquitin-associated protein 2-like isoform X19 translates to MMTSVGTNRARGNWEQPQNQNQTQHKQRPQATAEQIRLAQMISDHNDADFEEKVKQLIDITGKNQDECVIALHDCNGDVIRAINVLLEGNPDTHSWEMVGKKKGVSGQKDGGQTESNEEGKENRDRDRDYSRRRGGPPRRGRGASRGREFRGQENGLDGTKSGGPSGRGTERGRRGRGRGRGGSGRRGGRFSAQGMGTFNPADYAEPANTDDNYGNNSGSTWNNTGHFEPDDGTSAWRTATEEWGTEDWNEDLSETKIFTASNVSSVPLPAENVTITAGQRIDLAVLLGKTPSSMENDSSNLDPSQAPSLAQPLVFSNSKQSTISQPASGNTFSHHSMVSMLGKGFGDVGEAKGGSTTGSQFLEQFKTAQALAQLAAQHSQPGAPTSSSWDMGSTTQSPSLVQYDLKNPNDSTVHSPFTKRQAFTPSSAMMDVFLQEKPPAVATSTAAPPPPSSPLPSKSTSAPQMSPGSSDNQSSSPQPAQQKLKQQKKKASLTSKIPALAVEMPGSADISGLNLQFGALQFGSEPVLSDYESTPTTSASSSQAPSSLYTSTASESSSTVSSNQSQESGYQSGPIQSTTYTSPNNAQGPLYEQRSTQTRRYPSSISSSPQKDLTQAKNGFSSVQATQLQTTQSVEGATSSAVKSDSPSTSSIPPLSETVSAASLLTTTSQHSSSLGGLSHSEEIPNTTTTQHSSTLSTQQNTLSSSTSSGRSSTSTLLHTSVESEANLHSSSSTFSTTASTVSAPPPVVSVPSSLSSGSSLGLSLSSNSTVTASTRSSVATTSGKAPPNLPPGVPPLLPNPYIMAPGLLHAYPPQVYGYDDLQMLQTRFPLDYYSIPFPTPTTPLTGRDGSLASNPYSGDLTKFGRGDASSPAPATTLAQPQQNQTQTHHTTQQTFLNPALPPGYSYTSLPYYTGVPGLPSTFQYGPAVFPVAPTSSKQHGVNVSVNASATPFQQPSGYGSHGYNTGVSVTSSNTGVPDISGSVYSKTQSFEKQGFHSGTPAASFNLPSALGSGGPINPATAAAYPPAPFMHILTPHQQPHSQILHHHLQQDGQTGSGQRSQTSSIPQKPQSNKSAYNSYSWGAN
- the UBAP2L gene encoding ubiquitin-associated protein 2-like isoform X6; translation: MMTSVGTNRARGNWEQPQNQNQTQHKQRPQATAEQIRLAQMISDHNDADFEEKVKQLIDITGKNQDECVIALHDCNGDVIRAINVLLEGNPDTHSWEMVGKKKGVSGQKDGGQTESNEEGKENRDRDRDYSRRRGGPPRRGRGASRGRECMHGALTKPAVVRGQENGLDGTKSGGPSGRGTERGRRGRGRGRGGSGRRGGRFSAQGMGTFNPADYAEPANTDDNYGNNSGSTWNNTGHFEPDDGTRHDFIGVEGSNYPRKFQTAPGAWRTATEEWGTEDWNEDLSETKIFTASNVSSVPLPAENVTITAGQRIDLAVLLGKTPSSMENDSSNLDPSQAPSLAQPLVFSNSKQSTISQPASGNTFSHHSMVSMLGKGFGDVGEAKGGSTTGSQFLEQFKTAQALAQLAAQHSQPGAPTSSSWDMGSTTQSPSLVQYGEEDLKNPNDSTVHSPFTKRQAFTPSSAMMDVFLQEKPPAVATSTAAPPPPSSPLPSKSTSAPQMSPGSSDNQSSSPQPAQQKLKQQKKKASLTSKIPALAVEMPGSADISGLNLQFGALQFGSEPVLSDYESTPTTSASSSQAPSSLYTSTASESSSTVSSNQSQESGYQSGPIQSTTYTSPNNAQGPLYEQRSTQTRRYPSSISSSPQKDLTQAKNGFSSVQATQLQTTQSVEGATSSAVKSDSPSTSSIPPLSETVSAASLLTTTSQHSSSLGGLSHSEEIPNTTTTQHSSTLSTQQNTLSSSTSSGRSSTSTLLHTSVESEANLHSSSSTFSTTASTVSAPPPVVSVPSSLSSGSSLGLSLSSNSTVTASTRSSVATTSGKAPPNLPPGVPPLLPNPYIMAPGLLHAYPPQVYGYDDLQMLQTRFPLDYYSIPFPTPTTPLTGRDGSLASNPYSGDLTKFGRGDASSPAPATTLAQPQQNQTQTHHTTQQTFLNPALPPGYSYTSLPYYTGVPGLPSTFQYGPAVFPVAPTSSKQHGVNVSVNASATPFQQPSGYGSHGYNTGVSVTSSNTGVPDISGSVYSKTQQSFEKQGFHSGTPAASFNLPSALGSGGPINPATAAAYPPAPFMHILTPHQQPHSQILHHHLQQDGQTGSGQRSQTSSIPQKPQSNKSAYNSYSWGAN
- the UBAP2L gene encoding ubiquitin-associated protein 2-like isoform X24 yields the protein MMTSVGTNRARGNWEQPQNQNQTQHKQRPQATAEQIRLAQMISDHNDADFEEKVKQLIDITGKNQDECVIALHDCNGDVIRAINVLLEGNPDTHSWEMVGKKKGVSGQKDGGQTESNEEGKENRDRDRDYSRRRGGPPRRGRGASRGRECMHGALTKPAVVRGQENGLDGTKSGGPSGRGTERGRRGRGRGRGGSGRRGGRFSAQGMGTFNPADYAEPANTDDNYGNNSGSTWNNTGHFEPDDGTSAWRTATEEWGTEDWNEDLSETKIFTASNVSSVPLPAENVTITAGQRIDLAVLLGKTPSSMENDSSNLDPSQAPSLAQPLVFSNSKQSTISQPASGNTFSHHSMVSMLGKGFGDVGEAKGGSTTGSQFLEQFKTAQALAQLAAQHSQPGAPTSSSWDMGSTTQSPSLVQYDLKNPNDSTVHSPFTKRQAFTPSSAMMDVFLQEKPPAVATSTAAPPPPSSPLPSKSTSAPQMSPGSSDNQSSSPQPAQQKLKQQKKKASLTSKIPALAVEMPGSADISGLNLQFGALQFGSEPVLSDYESTPTTSASSSQAPSSLYTSTASESSSTVSSNQSQESGYQSGPIQSTTYTSPNNAQGPLYEQRSTQTRRYPSSISSSPQKDLTQAKNGFSSVQATQLQTTQSVEGATSSAVKSDSPSTSSIPPLSETVSAASLLTTTSQHSSSLGGLSHSEEIPNTTTTQHSSTLSTQQNTLSSSTSSGRSSTSTLLHTSVESEANLHSSSSTFSTTASTVSAPPPVVSVPSSLSSGSSLGLSLSSNSTVTASTRSSVATTSGKAPPNLPPGVPPLLPNPYIMAPGLLHAYPPQVYGYDDLQMLQTRFPLDYYSIPFPTPTTPLTGRDGSLASNPYSGDLTKFGRGDASSPAPATTLAQPQQNQTQTHHTTQQTFLNPALPPGYSYTSLPYYTGVPGLPSTFQYGPAVFPVAPTSSKQHGVNVSVNASATPFQQPSGYGSHGYNTGRKYPPPYKHFWTAES